In Euphorbia lathyris chromosome 10, ddEupLath1.1, whole genome shotgun sequence, a single genomic region encodes these proteins:
- the LOC136209078 gene encoding eukaryotic translation initiation factor 6-2 encodes MATRLMFENSCEVGVFSKLTNAYCLVAIGGSESFYSAFESELADVIPVVKTSIAGTRIIGRLCAGNKNGLLLPHTTTDQELQHLRNSLPDGVVVQRVEERLSALGNCIACNDHVALTHTDLDRETEEMIADVLGVEVFRQTIAGNILVGSYCAFSNRGGLVHPHTSIEDLDELSTLLQVPLVAGTINRGSEVIAAGMTVNDWTAFCGSDTTATELSVIESVFKLREAQPSAIVDEMRKSLIDSYV; translated from the exons ATGGCGACGA GGCTTATGTTTGAGAACTCATGTGAGGTTGGAGTATTTTCTAAGCTTACAAATGCGTACTGCTTGGTTGCGATTGGAGGCTCTGAAAGCTTTTACAG TGCATTTGAGTCTGAGTTAGCAGATGTTATCCCTGTGGTTAAAACTTCCATTGCTGGCACTAGGATTATTGGACGTCTTTGTGCTG GAAACAAAAATGGGCTTCTTTTGCCCCACACCACCACGGATCAAG AACTTCAACACTTGAGAAACAGCCTGCCTGATGGCGTTGTTGTTCAGCGCGTTGAAGAGAGACTATCTGCATTGGGAAATTGTATAGCCTGCAATGACCATGTTGCTTTAACACACACAGATCTTGACAGA GAAACTGAGGAAATGATCGCAGATGTTCTCGGTGTTGAGGTTTTTAGGCAGACAATTGCTGGTAATATTCTCGTGGGAAGCTACTGTGCCTTCTCCAATAGAGGTGGCTTG GTTCATCCTCATACATCTATAGAAGACTTGGACGAGCTATCGACACTACTTCAGGTGCCTTTAGTAGCCGGGACAATTAATCGTGGTAGTGAAGTGATAGCTGCTGGCATGACCGTGAATGACTGGACAGCTTTCTGCGGTTCAGATACGACAGCTACCGAACTTTCCGTGATCGAGAGTGTTTTCAAGTTGAGGGAAGCTCAGCCTAGTGCCATAGTTGATGAGATGAGGAAATCATTGATTGACAGTTATGTTTGA